In Leptospira congkakensis, the DNA window GCTCGCGAGTAAAATATGGATCCGAAAACTCCAATCCTTCCATCTGGGAAAACTATTCCCTTGAAACCCGAAAGCAAGCTGCGAAGCAGAAACTCCTAAAATCAAAATGACAGGGTTCTTTAAAAAAACGAAAACATAGGCCGTCCACGGAGCCACAAAAGAATTACAAATCGACCAGGCCACTGACCAGAAAAAAAGACAGAATAGGGGGACAAGTAGTCCTCGAAAGGTGGGGGTTAGGTCCTCCTTTCGCGACATAAAATAGACAAAGGCTATTCCACTCACCAAACAGAGGCCAAAATAGAAGAAACTATAGAGATTGAGTAAGGGAGCCAAGCAATCCAGGTATCCACGATCTTTGACTTTAGGCAAGCATTTGATTTTTCCTGGGGACATCCACTAGTGCGGTGCACAAAAATTGGATTGTCCAGAAAAGGGCTCGGGAAATCATGGACTTATTGTGCGATGCACAAATGAAGTCTGCCAAAGAGGACCAAATGCGAAAATCTAAATCGATCACCAAAATTCTAGGGACAAGCTTCCTTATCCTAATTTTCCTAATGGAATCTTATGGGAAAATCAGCTCAGCCGGCTATAACGCAAATGACCTTTCCAAAAGGAAATTAGAGGTCTATTTAGCCAAACACAGGCCTGGACTTTCTTCTCTGGAACGAAAGGAACTTGTTTCCGTCATGGAAAGGGCATCCTACAATCTCCGTTTGCCTATTGGGAACAAACAGGAACGTTTTGATAAACTTGGATTTTTAGTGGGTCTGATCCATACCGAATCTCAGTTCCACAAAAAAGCAAAATCACATAAAGGGGCACTGGGCCTTATGCAAGTGATGCCTGCAACAGCGAAGTGGCTTGCCGCAAAAGAAGGTATTCCTTACCAATCCGCAAAAGACTTATATGATCCAGAAATCAATTTGCAGATCGGTGTTTTGTATATGAACTATTTGATGGAACGAACGGATTCTGTAGAGGCTGCATTGTTATCTTATAATGCAGGACTTGGTGGTTATAAACGATTTGGAGGCATTCCAGAGTATTCAAAGTCAGTGTTCAGATACTATGAAGATTGGAAATCAATACAAATTCCTACGCAAGGTTTGATTTCTGAATCGGTTGCAAGTCTTCTTTCTATTTAAATTTTACTTTACATAGTTCCAAAACAAGCAAGGCTCTTATCCGTTTTATAAACAAAAAGGATGGGAGCGTATGGATTTAATTCGTAGATACGGCGTGTATCTAGCAGTTGTTATATTGGTCGTAGTTGGCCTTATCTTCTATATTTCAAAGGATAATTCCGGTTCTGATCAAGATGCTAGTGAAAAAGCCAGACAAGAACGGATGGCAAGAAACTCAGATCCAACACAAGGTGATGATGTTTCTGGAAATGGATCCGACGGTTCTGGTGGAATCCCAGATGATGGCGCCACTCCCGAATATATTTTAGAAAAATATTTAGAATGGGCGGAATACCCTCCATTTTCAAGACCAATGTCTATTCTGAATCATGATTTAGCTTTTCCGTTTATTATCGAAAATTCTCCAGACTATTCCATTGATCCAAAAACGAACGAACCAACAGGATACGTATGTTTGTTCCAACCAAAAACTTGGGCGGTGATTGGTAACAAAGACATGATGTATGTAACATTAGAATGTCGTGATAAAGCAAGAAATCGTGTTAAGGTCTCTATCGATTCTCACCAAGTATTTAAAGAGTGGGAAGGACAAAGATTTGGTGTTGTCAGTGCTTCAGTGAATGACAATGGAACTGATGGTGACCAAACTCGTGGTGATAACATTTTTACTTTCTCATGGAAACCTCAAAAAGCAGATTGGGGACAAATGTCTCTTGTTGCTGAAATCACTTACGGCCCAGAAAATTTAAAAACAACTCTCACTTCTAGTTTTTTTTCCAGCCCATCAATTCCGGCAGAATTTAATGGAGTGTTTTCTGATTCCTTACAAGATGGATCACTCATTGTCCGCGCTGTAGTGAATGTTTATAAAAAAGGAAAATATCATTTAGAGGCTAATTTAAAGGACGAAAAGAATGGTGAATATATCGCCTATTCTGTGTATGATGGTGATTTGGTTTCTGGTTCTAACGAAGTTGAATTTACTTTTTATGGTAAAATCCTGCGTGATAAAGATTTAGACGGTCCCTACTTGGCTACATCCTTTCGAGGTCACCGTGTGAATTTACCAATTGATCCGGAATGGTTCAACCAAGGTGCGGAAGGACTTAGAAAAATTCAAGCGGCCAAAACAACAGAACCGGATCGTGAACTTGTGATTCCTTATAAAGATGAATACAAAACAAAATATTATAAGGTGGAATCCTTCTCGAATGCAGCTTGGGATTCGGCAGACAAACAAAATCGCATTCGTCAAATCAAATCATTACAATAAACTATGTTAGAAAAAACTAAAAAATTCATTAGAAAGAGACCGTTTGTAAGTCTCTTTTTGTTTTTCATCCTAACTCTTCCTGTATCGTTACATTTTTTGTTTTGGGGACTTGTTTCACTCAAAGCGCCAAAATACAGTGGAGAAATTGTTTCTGAGAAATTGACTTCTTCTGTAACAGTGATCCGAGACGAAGCGGGGATTCCGCATATTGTTGCTGGGGATGCAAAATCCGCCTACTTTGCGCTAGGTTATACCATGGCCCAAGATCGGATTTTCCAAATGGAATTACAAAGAAGGATCGGGAAAGGGGAACTCACTGAAATTTTTGGTGAAAAACTCATTCCTACAGATCAGTTTTTAAAGTCCCTTCTTTTGAAAAAAACCGCAGAAGAATATGCAAACCAAAAGGAACATATTCATCCTGAGGCTTGGAACCAACTAGACTGGTTTTTGGATGGGGTGAATCATTTTCTTACCGAGGACAATTTACCCATCGAATATACCATTCTTGGAATCAAACCAAAACCTTTTGATCGAGTGGATGCTATTTCCTTCTTATTTTATATGGGATTTTCTTTTGCAGAAGGGATCAAATCGGACAGTTTGTACACAATTTTGGAATCCGAGTTGAAAGGTCGTTCTGCAAGTGAACTTTTTCCAAGGTATGATTTTGAAACCAATGCTACCATTTTGGAAACACAGCCGGGAGTGCGTCAGCTAGCGGATATTAAAGGCTCTAAAGACTTAAATCCAATCCAAAAACAAAATCAAATTCAGAACCAATTACAAAAACCGGATAAACAAAATCTTACAAATGGGAAAGACGTTCTCAATTTAAAACAACTTGTATCTTTTGTGAATGGGCTCCAGTTGCCAATTGAACCTTTAGAAGGAAGTAATTCTTGGGTTGTGGCACCGAGTCGTTCAGAAAGTGGTGGAGCAGTCCTTGCTAACGATCCGCACATTGCTCTTTCCAATCCTGGTGCTTGGTATGAGGCGTATATCGAATATCCTGGATATGAAAACTATGGATACTTTCTTTCCATCATTCCTTTTCCACTCATTGCCCATAACAGAGACAAAGCATGGGGACTCACTATGTTGGAACAAGATGATGTGAATTTGTATTTAGAAACCATTGAAGCTGGGAAATTTAAAACAGGAACTGGTTGGAAAGATTTAACCTATTACCGAGATAACATTCGCATGAAGGATGGAAAAGAAATCCCTTTTGAAGTAGGGATTACAAACCACGGCCCACTCATCACCGAACATATCAAGGGTTATGCGGGAAGGCCTGTGAGTTTGTATTGGGCCCACCACCATTTAGAAAATCCTTTACTCGATGTTCTTTTCCAAATGGGAAAATCAAAATCGTTCGCAGAACTTGATTCTGCATCTTCTATGATTGGGGCTCCTGGTCTTAATTTTAGTTATGCGGATAAAAATGGAAACATTGCTTATTATGCAGTGGGAAGATTCCCCATTTTAAAATCAGGAAATTCGCGTAAAATTTTAGAAGGTTCTACGGGGGCAAACGATGTTACGGGTTATCTTCCTGCGAAGAACAATCCAAAGATCATCAATCCGAAAAATGGAATCATTGTGACTGCCAATAACCAAGTATCCAAATCCATACCGGGGCTTGGAAAACCAGAAGGCAACTGGCAACCACCAGATCGTTTTCAAAGGTTAGTTGGGATTTTAGAAACAAAAGAAAAATGGAGTTTGGAAGAACTAGCTTCTATC includes these proteins:
- a CDS encoding transglycosylase SLT domain-containing protein, which produces MDLLCDAQMKSAKEDQMRKSKSITKILGTSFLILIFLMESYGKISSAGYNANDLSKRKLEVYLAKHRPGLSSLERKELVSVMERASYNLRLPIGNKQERFDKLGFLVGLIHTESQFHKKAKSHKGALGLMQVMPATAKWLAAKEGIPYQSAKDLYDPEINLQIGVLYMNYLMERTDSVEAALLSYNAGLGGYKRFGGIPEYSKSVFRYYEDWKSIQIPTQGLISESVASLLSI
- a CDS encoding penicillin acylase family protein produces the protein MLEKTKKFIRKRPFVSLFLFFILTLPVSLHFLFWGLVSLKAPKYSGEIVSEKLTSSVTVIRDEAGIPHIVAGDAKSAYFALGYTMAQDRIFQMELQRRIGKGELTEIFGEKLIPTDQFLKSLLLKKTAEEYANQKEHIHPEAWNQLDWFLDGVNHFLTEDNLPIEYTILGIKPKPFDRVDAISFLFYMGFSFAEGIKSDSLYTILESELKGRSASELFPRYDFETNATILETQPGVRQLADIKGSKDLNPIQKQNQIQNQLQKPDKQNLTNGKDVLNLKQLVSFVNGLQLPIEPLEGSNSWVVAPSRSESGGAVLANDPHIALSNPGAWYEAYIEYPGYENYGYFLSIIPFPLIAHNRDKAWGLTMLEQDDVNLYLETIEAGKFKTGTGWKDLTYYRDNIRMKDGKEIPFEVGITNHGPLITEHIKGYAGRPVSLYWAHHHLENPLLDVLFQMGKSKSFAELDSASSMIGAPGLNFSYADKNGNIAYYAVGRFPILKSGNSRKILEGSTGANDVTGYLPAKNNPKIINPKNGIIVTANNQVSKSIPGLGKPEGNWQPPDRFQRLVGILETKEKWSLEELASIQNDTVSSFAPEYLDLVLSSVKDVKTPNGKKVLSKLKSWNFEHFPESQGAAVYDVFFYITLRELLIDELGPTNFELYGDMAEYWNAYRRFVRNPDSQFWDDLRTEGVIESREDIFKRSIEETGRYLESHLSASPSLWTWKNLYKIKHPHPLGVLPLIGGIFNIGPLPSAGGTEVVNNLKYKLMKEDWTAFAGPSKRRVIDYGRFEESVTQLPIGNSGNLASPFYGNLVDDYINGVHRKILYSKEQVGTGKYHLEFRPR